The genomic stretch GGGTTCGTCACACCGGCAGGTGCGCGTCGAGCCAGAGCCGCACCTCTGCCTCGGGGAGCGCGCCGGTGAACTGGGCCGCGACCGCGCCGTCGACGAACAGCTTGACCGCCGGGATGCCGCGGATCCCGAATCGGCGCATCAGATCAGGGTGCCGGTCGGTGTTGATCTTGACGAGGCGCCACCGCCCCCCGCTCTCGCGCGCCAGCGCCTCCAGGGTCGGCCCGAGGGCGCGGCAGGGAGCGCACCACGGCGCCCAGAAGTCGACCACGACGGGCTTGTCGTGGCTCTTGTCGAGGACCTCGGTCTGAAAGCGGTCGGCCATCTCGGGAGAAGCGTGCAGTCTGGTGGATCGGCAGATCCCGCCCGGTCGGAACGTGAGGCCCGCCTAGGCGGGCTCGGCGCCCGCCCGGACGAGCGCGTCGAAGCCGCCCACGTTGACGGCGCCCGTGAGCCCCATCGACTGGAGGATGCCTGCGGCGGAACCAGAGCGCTGGCCGGACCGGCAGTAGAGGTACACCGGCTCCTCGGTCGGCAGCTCCATCGCCTGAACCTGCTGCGCGAAGTCGGGCGCGAACACGTCCACGTTGACGGCGCCCGCGAGGTGGCCCTCAGCGAACTCCTCCGGCGTGCGGACGTCGAGAACAGGAGACCCGGGCGCGCGCTGGGCGACGAAGTCGGACGGAGCGAGGACAGGTGCCGCGGGAGGGCGGGAGAAGAACGACATGGATCGGGAGCAGGGCGGCGGTCTACTCCGGGACCGCCGTGTAGGTGCCGCCGCCCATCGTGAACGTCAGGCCCGTCACCGCGCCGTCGGCGCCGAGGGCCACATCGAATACGCCGTCGGTGTTGCGGAGGTGGAGGCGGGTCGGCGAGAGCGGGACCAGTTCCAGCACGCCGGAACGCCACGGCATCGACAGGCCGAGCCCCTCGCCGAGGCGCTCGATGACGAACGTGCCGCCGCCGTCCCGCGCGTAGCGCCCGACGAGCCGGTCGCGCTCGGCGGGGCTCAGGTCGGTGGCGGCGGGCAGGGCGTAGTCGGCGGGCGGGGCCGCGCGCTCGGGGAGGCGGCGGACCCATAGGTTGCGGAAGCGGACCGGGCTGCCGTGGTCCTGGAGCCCGATCACGCCCGGCCCGTGGGCCTCGTACGGGAGCGACTCCAGCCAGATCGTCATCGCGGGCAGGACCTCGTTGTTCTGCACCAGCACGCCGTTGTGGACGACCGTCAGGCGGGCCTCTTCCAGCAGGCTCCCGTCGGCGGCGAAGCGCGGGAGGCGGAAGAAGACGTCGTAGGCCTGCCACTCGGTCGGCGGGCGGGTCGCGTCGAAGAGGGGCGGGAACTGGCCGTAGATGGCGGCAGCGCGGCCGTCGGCGTAGGTCCGGTTGTTCCACACGTCGAGGATCTGGACCTCGTAACGGCCGTCGACGAGGAACAGACCCGAATTGCTGCGGTCCTGGCTCGTCTTCTCGGGCTCGTCGGCAGGCATCCACTCGATGTGGACCTGCACGTCGCCGAAGGCCTCCTTCGTCTGGATGCCCCCCGTGCCCGGAGCGACGACGAGGGCGCCCGCCTCGGTCGTCCACGGGATGGCGCCGCCGCTGGCCGTCTCCCAGTTCTCCGCGCCGGAGCCGTCGGGCCCGATCAGCACCACCGCGTCGGACGGCGGAGCGACGGGCAGCGCGGCGGCGGCCGGCTCCACGCGTGGCGGCTGCGGGCGCTCGATGTCGTGCTGCCGCCATCCGGGAGGCGCCGGCGTGTGCGGGCGAGCCGCCGTCACCGGACCGACCGGGCTCGTCGGCGAGGGGGTGCTGCACGCGCCGAGACCGGCGATCAGAACAAGGGCGAGGAGGCGGAGAGTCACGGCGACGGGGCGAAGGACACGTCAAGGATACCTCTCGGGCCACGACTCGGGTCTGTCCCACCCTCGCCCCCGGTTCCGCCCTACGCGAACGCGCGAGTCGCGGCGCTACCCTCTCCCCACTGTTCCTCTGCCTCCTGGCCGGTTCCCTCAGCATGTCTGCTCTCCTCCGTCGCGACCTCGCGGCGCGGCTCGCCCCTCTCCTGGACGACGGGCACACCCTCGGGCTGTCCGAGGCGGAGCAGGTCGCGGTCCGAACCGGGCGCGCGGACACCCTCTCGCTCGATACGCTCGCCGACGCCCTCGCCCGCGCCGGCCGCCCGGTGCGCGCTCAGGACCTCCAGCCTGCCTCGACAGACACGGCGTACCACGACCTGTTCCAGTCGATCGCTGAGGGGTTCGGCGTCCTCGAGATGATCTTCGACGCCGACGGGGCCGTGGGCGACTACCGGTTCATCGAGACCAACCCGGCCTTCGAAGCGCACACGGGGCTGAGCGAGGTGGTGGGGCGAACCATCCTGGAGGTCGTGCCCGACATCGAGCCTCGGTGGATCGAGACCTACGGTCGGGTCGCGCAGACAGGCGAGCCGACGCGCTTCCAGCAGCCCGCCGACGCGCTGGGCCGCACCTTTCGGGTGCAGGCCTTCCCGATGGGCGACGCCGCAGACCACCGCGTCGCCATCCTCTTCTCCGACATCACGGAGCGCCTCCAGGCCGAGGCCGCGCTGCGCCAGGCCAACGAGACGCTCGAAGAGGAGGTCGAGACCCGAACGCGAGAGCTGCGAGCCCTGGCCCGAGCCCTCACGATGGCCGAGCAGGAGGTCCGCCGCCGGATCGCCCACGTGCTCCACGACGACCTGCAGCAGGTCCTCCACGGCGCCCAGATCGCCACTCAGGTCCGGGACGCCGATCGACTCGAAGGCCTGCTCGACCGGGCGCTCTCGCTCACCCGCCTCCTGGCCCACGAGCTCAGCCCGCCGCTCCTCAGCGACACGGGCCTGGGCCCCCTGATGACCTGGCTCGCCGACAACCAGGGCGCCCTCTACGGCCTGACCGTGACCGTCGACGTGCCGGACACGGTGGTGGTCCACGAGGAGCACCTTCGGATCCTGCTCTACCAGCTCGTCCGCGAGTTGCTCTTCAACGTCGCCAAGCACGCCCGGACCCGGACGGCGCGGATCCGGGCCGAGGCCGACGAGGAGGTCATCCGCATCGTCGTCGAGGACGACGGGGTCGGATTCACGCCTCCCTCCCTCATCGAGCTTCAGGAAGGTCGCGGGCTCGGGCTGTCGAGCGTGTGGGATCGGCTCACCCTGGTCGGCGGCCGGCTCGACATCGTGTCCGCCCCGGGTGCAGGCGCCCGGCTCGTGCTGGAGGTCCCGTCCGGGACGCCGCGTCCCTGATTCCGGCCGTCAGCGCACCACCGTCACCGGACGGGTGGCGATGCGACCGGTGACCGGGTCTGGCAGGCGGAGGACGTACGTGCCCGCCGGAAGCGCGCGGAGGTCCAGCGAGACCACCCCCGACGTCGAAACCGGGACCTCCGTCAGGCGA from Rubrivirga sp. SAORIC476 encodes the following:
- a CDS encoding co-chaperone YbbN — encoded protein: MADRFQTEVLDKSHDKPVVVDFWAPWCAPCRALGPTLEALARESGGRWRLVKINTDRHPDLMRRFGIRGIPAVKLFVDGAVAAQFTGALPEAEVRLWLDAHLPV
- a CDS encoding ATP-binding protein → MSALLRRDLAARLAPLLDDGHTLGLSEAEQVAVRTGRADTLSLDTLADALARAGRPVRAQDLQPASTDTAYHDLFQSIAEGFGVLEMIFDADGAVGDYRFIETNPAFEAHTGLSEVVGRTILEVVPDIEPRWIETYGRVAQTGEPTRFQQPADALGRTFRVQAFPMGDAADHRVAILFSDITERLQAEAALRQANETLEEEVETRTRELRALARALTMAEQEVRRRIAHVLHDDLQQVLHGAQIATQVRDADRLEGLLDRALSLTRLLAHELSPPLLSDTGLGPLMTWLADNQGALYGLTVTVDVPDTVVVHEEHLRILLYQLVRELLFNVAKHARTRTARIRAEADEEVIRIVVEDDGVGFTPPSLIELQEGRGLGLSSVWDRLTLVGGRLDIVSAPGAGARLVLEVPSGTPRP
- a CDS encoding rhodanese-like domain-containing protein; translation: MSFFSRPPAAPVLAPSDFVAQRAPGSPVLDVRTPEEFAEGHLAGAVNVDVFAPDFAQQVQAMELPTEEPVYLYCRSGQRSGSAAGILQSMGLTGAVNVGGFDALVRAGAEPA
- a CDS encoding DUF1080 domain-containing protein, which codes for MTLRLLALVLIAGLGACSTPSPTSPVGPVTAARPHTPAPPGWRQHDIERPQPPRVEPAAAALPVAPPSDAVVLIGPDGSGAENWETASGGAIPWTTEAGALVVAPGTGGIQTKEAFGDVQVHIEWMPADEPEKTSQDRSNSGLFLVDGRYEVQILDVWNNRTYADGRAAAIYGQFPPLFDATRPPTEWQAYDVFFRLPRFAADGSLLEEARLTVVHNGVLVQNNEVLPAMTIWLESLPYEAHGPGVIGLQDHGSPVRFRNLWVRRLPERAAPPADYALPAATDLSPAERDRLVGRYARDGGGTFVIERLGEGLGLSMPWRSGVLELVPLSPTRLHLRNTDGVFDVALGADGAVTGLTFTMGGGTYTAVPE